Proteins co-encoded in one Gemmatimonadaceae bacterium genomic window:
- a CDS encoding GxxExxY protein, translating to MAARRPIGHERTHEIIGGFYEVYTHLGYGLLETVYASALARELEWRGFTVEREVWIDVMYKQELVAKQRIDMLINHRLIVEIKATETIPPFARRQLVNYLRATRVELGLLLHFGPEPKVWRLIDTKKIQRR from the coding sequence ATGGCAGCAAGAAGACCGATCGGCCACGAGCGAACGCATGAAATCATCGGCGGATTCTACGAGGTCTACACGCACCTCGGATACGGGCTCCTCGAGACGGTGTACGCGTCGGCACTTGCCCGCGAGCTCGAATGGCGAGGCTTCACGGTCGAGCGCGAGGTGTGGATCGACGTCATGTACAAACAAGAACTGGTAGCCAAGCAACGCATCGACATGCTGATCAACCACAGGCTGATCGTAGAAATCAAAGCCACCGAGACGATCCCGCCCTTCGCGCGGCGTCAGTTGGTGAACTATTTGCGCGCGACGCGTGTCGAGTTAGGCCTGTTATTGCATTTTGGCCCCGAGCCCAAGGTTTGGCGACTGATTGATACGAAGAAAATTCAACGCAGATGA
- a CDS encoding amidase produces MATALERLEASLSSLAEHRSLTNAFIYADAQGARAAARAADEERQHGVDRGPLHGMPISVKDLIDIAGQLTTAASNVRKGHLATRDATVIQRLREAGAVILGKTNLHEFALGTTSEESAFGPVHNPRDPTRSAGGSSGGSAAAVATGMGQASIGTDTGGSIRIPAAACGVVGLKPSLGEVPTDGVVPLCPSFDHVGPITRSVEDAAALWSILAARPLPRLAAARHSPIMLGALAGYFTALLDGDVRRAFDASLTRLRSSGVTIESRTVQGSERIIDTYINISLPEAAHYHAPTLDSRASDYQPPVRERLLKGRTIPAVDYLVARDGREVLRRAVDAALERCDALVLPTLPIVAPKLGAAEATMDNGQSLPVRAAMLRLTQLFNITGHPAISLPIGTSGLPVGLQLVGRRDRTEELLVVADQVARVIG; encoded by the coding sequence TTGGCTACCGCACTCGAACGCCTCGAAGCCAGCCTTTCTTCTCTCGCCGAACACCGCTCCCTCACAAATGCATTCATCTACGCCGACGCGCAGGGCGCGCGGGCGGCGGCTCGGGCGGCGGATGAGGAGCGCCAGCATGGAGTCGATCGAGGGCCGCTGCATGGAATGCCGATCTCGGTCAAAGACCTGATCGACATCGCCGGCCAACTGACGACGGCTGCATCGAACGTTCGAAAGGGACATCTCGCGACTCGAGACGCCACGGTCATCCAGCGGCTTCGCGAGGCGGGCGCCGTCATCCTCGGCAAAACCAACTTGCACGAGTTCGCTCTCGGCACGACGAGCGAGGAATCGGCGTTCGGTCCCGTGCACAACCCGCGCGATCCGACGCGGTCCGCCGGCGGATCGAGCGGCGGTTCTGCCGCGGCCGTCGCGACCGGCATGGGCCAGGCGTCGATCGGCACCGACACGGGGGGCTCGATTCGAATTCCGGCGGCGGCGTGCGGCGTCGTCGGCCTCAAGCCGTCGCTCGGCGAAGTGCCGACGGACGGCGTCGTGCCGCTGTGCCCGTCGTTCGATCACGTCGGCCCGATCACGCGGTCCGTCGAGGACGCGGCCGCGCTGTGGTCGATTCTCGCGGCGCGTCCCCTGCCGAGGCTCGCCGCGGCGAGGCATTCTCCGATCATGCTCGGCGCGCTCGCCGGCTACTTCACCGCGTTGTTGGATGGCGACGTGCGACGAGCGTTCGATGCATCGCTCACGCGCCTGCGCTCGTCGGGCGTGACGATCGAGTCGCGGACGGTGCAGGGAAGCGAGCGGATCATCGATACGTACATCAACATCTCGTTGCCTGAGGCCGCCCACTATCACGCGCCGACGCTCGACTCGCGCGCGAGCGATTACCAGCCGCCGGTGCGAGAACGGCTCCTCAAAGGACGCACGATCCCGGCGGTGGACTATCTCGTGGCCCGGGACGGCCGCGAGGTGCTGCGCCGCGCGGTCGACGCGGCGCTCGAGCGCTGCGACGCGTTGGTGCTTCCGACACTGCCCATCGTCGCGCCGAAGCTCGGCGCCGCCGAGGCGACGATGGACAACGGCCAGTCACTCCCCGTTCGCGCCGCGATGCTGCGCCTCACGCAATTGTTCAACATCACCGGGCATCCGGCGATCTCGTTGCCGATTGGCACGTCCGGCCTACCCGTCGGGCTGCAGCTGGTCGGCCGTCGGGATCGAACGGAGGAGCTGCTCGTGGTCGCCGACCAGGTGGCGCGCGTCATCGGATGA
- the uvrA gene encoding excinuclease ABC subunit UvrA has translation MPSRTRKPGNDSAKPSARTTVAVQGARVHNLKNISLEIPRDKLVVVTGLSGSGKSSLAFDTIYAEGQRRYMESLSSFAKRFVAQVAKPDVDFVFGLSPVISIEQKTIASNPRSTVGTMTDIASYLNLLYATIGEARCPRCGEVAPTRTSTQIVEAILGLPDGAEVELRAPVFKVYGEELDFVFTELRKKGVRRLVVDGKTVDLSEDLELDESKVKEMDAIVDRFVVRRQNEKAIKAGVLATLLVGDGLMRIEVAKGASKTEADRFYKTATSAKHHILFGDIGPAYFVFNDPESACRTCGGLGVHKLTHPELLVPDPTRSIIGGCFVRDAFRYNADNWDGRLVYSLSKSVGFSLETPWEKLADSARNAILYGVDTKFPLLFPPGAKDKRAEWEGKDVGFQGIARRIERHYRRYRQRGEASSGMEAWLDRVMVEHVCPDCHGSRLRGSRLLFTIGGKTLFEVGQLHFDELHAFLRGLKPAGRGADAGRQVIREITNRLELLLGIGLDYLNFNRRSSTLSGGESQRIRLSTQIGSGLMGMLYVLDEPSIGLHPKDNVKMIATLERLRDIGNTVIVVEHDEDTIRAADHLVEMGPGPGVHGGEVVVQGSLEDLLRCKASPTGQFLSGKRSISTPNERRRGSGKQLVVRGARENNLKSVDVAIPLGVLVAITGASGSGKSTLINEVLFKALWKRLVDSRTLPGAHDSVEGMDDVRKAVNIDQTPIGRNSRSNPATYIGFYDAIRDLFTKAPLSVERGYKAGRFSFNVKGGRCEECQGEGTIRTQMYFMPDVEVTCGACKGARFNAETLEVTLRGKTIDNVLNMSVEEGVDFFANEPVIGKKIAVLRDLGLGYLTLGQSATTLSGGEAQRIKIATELSRLQRAKHTVYILDEPTTGLHLADVVRLLGSLERLVAAGHTVIVIEHHLDVIKTADYVVDLGPLGGHAGGEVVVTGTPEDVAKSRESWTGRFLKERLNPGRTAKAAR, from the coding sequence ATGCCGTCTCGCACGCGAAAGCCCGGGAACGACAGCGCCAAGCCATCCGCGCGGACGACCGTCGCGGTCCAAGGGGCGCGCGTTCACAACCTCAAGAACATTTCGCTCGAGATCCCGCGCGACAAACTCGTCGTCGTGACGGGGCTGTCGGGCTCCGGAAAGTCGAGTCTCGCGTTCGACACGATCTACGCCGAAGGACAGCGTCGGTACATGGAGTCGTTGTCGAGCTTCGCGAAGCGGTTCGTGGCGCAAGTCGCCAAGCCGGACGTCGACTTCGTGTTCGGGTTGTCGCCCGTGATCTCGATCGAGCAAAAAACGATCGCGAGCAATCCTCGCAGCACCGTCGGCACCATGACGGACATCGCGAGCTATCTGAACCTGCTCTACGCCACGATCGGCGAGGCCCGCTGTCCGCGGTGCGGCGAGGTCGCGCCGACCCGAACGTCGACGCAGATCGTCGAGGCGATTCTGGGGCTGCCTGACGGCGCGGAAGTCGAGCTCCGCGCGCCCGTCTTCAAGGTCTACGGCGAAGAGCTCGACTTCGTGTTCACCGAGCTGCGGAAGAAGGGTGTGCGTCGTCTGGTCGTCGACGGCAAGACCGTGGACCTCTCCGAGGACCTCGAGCTCGACGAATCGAAGGTGAAGGAGATGGACGCGATCGTCGACCGGTTCGTCGTGCGGCGCCAAAACGAAAAGGCGATCAAGGCCGGCGTGCTCGCGACGCTCCTCGTCGGCGACGGCTTGATGCGAATCGAGGTCGCCAAGGGCGCGTCCAAAACGGAAGCCGACCGATTCTACAAGACGGCGACGAGCGCCAAGCACCACATTCTGTTCGGGGACATCGGCCCGGCCTACTTCGTCTTCAACGATCCCGAGAGTGCCTGCCGTACGTGCGGCGGATTAGGCGTCCACAAGCTCACGCACCCCGAGCTGCTCGTTCCCGATCCGACGCGCAGCATCATCGGCGGATGCTTCGTGCGCGACGCCTTTCGATACAACGCGGACAACTGGGACGGGCGCCTCGTCTATAGTCTGTCAAAGTCCGTTGGGTTTTCGCTGGAGACGCCGTGGGAGAAGCTCGCCGACTCGGCGCGCAACGCGATTCTGTATGGCGTCGACACGAAATTTCCGCTGCTTTTTCCGCCCGGCGCCAAGGACAAGCGCGCCGAGTGGGAGGGCAAGGACGTCGGATTCCAGGGGATCGCGCGGCGTATCGAGCGACATTACCGGCGATATCGCCAACGCGGCGAAGCCAGCTCCGGAATGGAAGCGTGGCTCGACCGGGTGATGGTCGAGCATGTCTGTCCCGACTGTCACGGTTCGCGGTTGCGTGGTTCGCGCTTGCTGTTCACGATCGGCGGCAAGACGCTATTCGAGGTGGGGCAGCTCCATTTCGACGAGCTGCACGCTTTTTTGCGCGGACTCAAGCCGGCCGGCCGCGGCGCCGACGCCGGGCGTCAGGTGATCCGCGAGATCACGAACCGGCTCGAGCTCCTCCTCGGCATCGGCCTCGACTATCTCAACTTCAACCGACGCTCCTCGACGCTCTCGGGCGGCGAGTCGCAGCGCATCCGCCTGTCGACGCAAATCGGCTCCGGGCTGATGGGAATGCTCTATGTGCTCGACGAGCCGAGTATCGGGTTGCATCCCAAAGACAACGTGAAGATGATCGCGACGCTCGAGCGTCTCCGCGACATCGGCAACACGGTCATCGTCGTCGAGCACGACGAGGACACGATCCGCGCCGCGGATCATCTGGTGGAAATGGGACCGGGACCGGGCGTGCACGGCGGCGAGGTCGTCGTGCAAGGTTCGCTCGAGGACCTTCTTCGATGCAAGGCATCGCCGACGGGCCAGTTTCTTTCCGGCAAGCGGTCGATTTCAACGCCAAACGAACGACGTCGCGGCAGCGGTAAACAACTGGTCGTCCGCGGTGCTCGCGAGAACAACCTCAAATCGGTCGATGTCGCGATTCCACTCGGCGTGCTCGTGGCGATCACGGGCGCATCGGGATCGGGAAAGAGCACGTTGATCAACGAGGTGCTCTTCAAGGCACTTTGGAAAAGACTCGTCGACTCGCGCACGCTGCCCGGCGCGCACGATTCGGTCGAGGGCATGGACGACGTGCGCAAGGCCGTCAACATCGATCAGACGCCGATCGGCCGGAACAGCCGCTCGAATCCCGCGACCTACATCGGATTCTACGACGCGATCCGCGATCTGTTCACCAAAGCACCGCTGTCCGTCGAGCGGGGATACAAGGCGGGGCGATTCAGCTTCAACGTGAAGGGCGGGCGCTGCGAGGAGTGTCAGGGCGAGGGCACGATCAGGACGCAGATGTATTTCATGCCCGACGTCGAAGTCACCTGCGGCGCGTGCAAGGGCGCGCGGTTCAACGCCGAGACGCTCGAGGTCACGCTGCGCGGCAAGACGATCGACAACGTCTTGAACATGTCGGTCGAGGAAGGCGTCGACTTCTTCGCGAACGAGCCAGTGATCGGCAAGAAGATCGCGGTGCTCCGCGATCTCGGGCTCGGCTACCTCACACTCGGCCAGTCGGCGACGACGCTTTCCGGCGGCGAAGCGCAGCGCATCAAGATCGCGACCGAGCTGAGCCGGCTTCAGCGGGCAAAGCACACCGTGTACATCCTCGACGAGCCGACGACCGGTCTGCACCTGGCGGATGTCGTTCGTCTGCTTGGCTCGTTGGAGCGACTGGTTGCCGCCGGACACACGGTGATCGTCATCGAGCATCACCTCGACGTGATCAAGACGGCCGACTACGTGGTCGACCTGGGCCCGCTTGGCGGCCACGCGGGCGGCGAGGTGGTCGTGACCGGGACACCGGAGGACGTCGCGAAATCCCGGGAGTCGTGGACCGGGCGGTTCCTGAAGGAGCGGCTGAATCCGGGCAGGACGGCCAAAGCCGCGCGTTAA
- a CDS encoding nucleotidyltransferase domain-containing protein gives MTHATVPGRFSAALDNLVDQIKRDRTVLAAILCGSLSHDTVWEKSDIDLALVTIDDRKNDERGVSLYADGVNTHAFVMSRTEFRRIVEGTVANSFMHSLLAKGRLLYAHDESIPPLWERLLSMGERDRRIQLLNAGTAALPPFYKARKWYVTRKDLDYTALWILYAATPLARIEVIGAGLLADREVIPQAMQLNPSFFTTVYHDLLNARKTVKTVSTALDTIDVYLAERTETVFGLVIEHLRDVGEARSATEIEDHFARNYGSHQVTGVCEYLADRGLITKASVPVKLTHRSNIEVQELAFFYASNG, from the coding sequence ATGACCCACGCGACAGTACCGGGCCGATTCTCGGCCGCGCTGGACAACCTCGTCGATCAGATCAAGCGCGACAGGACGGTGCTCGCGGCGATTCTCTGCGGCAGCCTGTCCCACGATACAGTATGGGAGAAGTCCGACATCGACCTCGCGCTGGTCACGATCGACGACCGGAAGAACGACGAGCGGGGCGTCAGCCTCTATGCGGACGGCGTGAACACGCACGCCTTCGTGATGTCGCGAACGGAGTTCCGCCGCATCGTCGAGGGCACGGTCGCCAACTCGTTCATGCATTCCCTCCTCGCGAAAGGACGCCTCCTTTACGCCCACGACGAAAGCATTCCGCCGCTCTGGGAGCGGTTGCTGTCGATGGGTGAGCGCGACCGCCGAATCCAGTTGCTGAACGCGGGCACGGCGGCGTTGCCGCCCTTTTACAAAGCGCGGAAGTGGTACGTGACGCGCAAGGACCTCGACTACACCGCGCTCTGGATCCTGTACGCGGCGACGCCGCTCGCCCGCATCGAGGTGATCGGCGCGGGCCTGCTCGCGGATCGGGAGGTGATCCCGCAAGCGATGCAACTCAATCCGTCGTTCTTCACGACCGTCTATCACGATCTCCTGAACGCGCGCAAGACGGTCAAGACAGTCTCCACCGCGCTCGATACGATCGACGTGTACCTCGCCGAGCGAACCGAAACGGTGTTCGGCCTGGTCATCGAGCATCTTCGCGACGTCGGCGAAGCGCGATCGGCGACGGAGATCGAAGACCACTTCGCCCGGAACTACGGCTCGCATCAGGTCACGGGCGTGTGCGAGTATCTCGCCGACCGCGGGCTCATCACGAAGGCGTCCGTGCCCGTGAAGCTCACGCACCGCAGCAACATCGAGGTGCAGGAATTGGCATTCTTCTACGCATCCAACGGGTAG
- a CDS encoding Ig-like domain-containing protein → MRNHLAAAALAAGLALPVFARPLHGQKALVYCPVGVDATGCDRIVSALQPKFAGGVDRGYDGSNGTLDLKSIDLDHYSVFVVPSLADDGDKQPYAALRAVAARLHLAINGRVAVYSGAPDQGNLNRADKDALIQNLATWAAEGHTRGTSLVGMVALLDLSTNPADRYSWVRSVSLADVSADAELQSFGDVTPISSRNGDVLPSGSTHRFANMASYGLHVGGRAAARTDVGAIGGLTAAGGQGVLVLYSNADRRNSGGASLDLSAGGAASGPTLTTDRPDYLPGDTVLFSGAAWAPSDTVTITVHEDPQWSNPDRTVVAVVDANGNLRSHDFVVQPRDFGVTFTATAVGNPSGLVAQVTFTDGTIATVINTAVLNTSSAAGQCGTTTPATFLVNHEYCGQTTVQDITGTGGTTLFMRWVRPGGGFGSIACSTSVPVLAGNTYGAKCIPDFPSTSTADWTFQVSAQSTFNPVLASVSVHVVSNTAPVANNDSYGTLEDAGLTVAAPGILGNDTDAENNPLTAVLVSGPAHGTLTLSANGAFTYTPVANYSGADSFTYKANDGTANSGAAATVNITVNAVNDAPSFTKGSDQAVLEDAGAQSISNWATAISAGPADEAGQTLTFVVTGNSNPGLFSAAPVVNANGALTYTPAANANGSATITLKLTDNGGTANGGVDASGEQTFAINVTAVNDAPSFTKGSDQTVFENAAAQTVSSWATAISAGPSDESGQTLTFVVSNGNNALFSAQPSIDATGKLTFTPAPDAFGTATVTVQLHDNGGTANGGVDASAAQTFTITITPINHAPSFTKGANQVVLEDAGAQSVNGWATGISAGPPNESAQALDFVVTNDNNALFSSQPAVDATGKLTYAPAANANGSATVTIKLHDNGGTVNGGVDTSPVQTFTIAVTPVNDAPMFTLVASNTSAEDAGAQTVNGALTNASAGPNEGGQKLTLTVTNNNNSLFTVQPSIDLATGRLTYTSAPNANGTATVTVKLQDDGGTANGGVDQTTKTFVITVTPVDDAPVITSFYGPVQPIALGASISVTGAFSDVDLGDTPPDSHVGTIDWGDGTTSSLSIAAGSGVSRSFSGSHTYAVAGVYTITAHIRDAGGLAGDATCKYPVVVFDSNGGFVTGGGWINTPTGKAAFGLVSKYTKGQATPGGDTEFQGPGFNFKSTSCDWLVTSGGGAKAMYQGSGTINGTGNYGFMVTVIDGSLAAKHSDMLRIRIWDKSSGAVVYDNQPGAADAADPTNATGGGSIRIHNN, encoded by the coding sequence ATGCGCAACCATCTCGCGGCCGCCGCACTCGCGGCGGGGCTGGCGCTGCCTGTGTTCGCGCGCCCGCTCCACGGCCAGAAAGCCCTCGTCTATTGCCCCGTCGGCGTCGATGCCACCGGGTGCGACCGGATCGTCTCGGCACTTCAGCCGAAGTTCGCCGGCGGCGTCGATCGCGGATACGACGGGTCGAATGGAACGTTGGATCTGAAGTCCATCGACCTCGATCACTATTCCGTGTTCGTCGTGCCGTCGCTCGCCGACGATGGCGACAAGCAGCCGTACGCCGCGCTGCGCGCGGTGGCGGCGCGGCTCCATCTGGCGATCAATGGTCGTGTCGCCGTCTACTCCGGCGCTCCGGACCAGGGGAATCTGAATCGCGCCGATAAGGACGCGCTCATTCAGAATCTCGCGACCTGGGCCGCAGAGGGACACACGCGCGGGACGAGTCTCGTGGGCATGGTGGCGCTGCTCGATCTTTCCACGAACCCGGCGGATCGCTACTCGTGGGTCCGCTCTGTGTCGCTCGCCGACGTCTCGGCCGATGCGGAGCTGCAGAGCTTCGGCGACGTGACGCCGATCTCGAGCCGGAATGGAGACGTGCTGCCGTCGGGATCGACGCATCGTTTCGCCAACATGGCTTCATATGGTCTCCATGTCGGCGGCCGCGCGGCCGCCCGTACTGACGTGGGCGCGATCGGCGGTCTGACCGCCGCCGGCGGCCAGGGCGTGCTTGTACTGTACTCGAACGCAGATCGCCGAAACTCAGGCGGCGCGTCGCTCGACCTTTCGGCGGGAGGCGCTGCGTCGGGTCCGACGCTGACGACCGACCGACCGGACTATCTCCCGGGCGACACGGTGCTCTTCTCGGGCGCCGCGTGGGCGCCGTCCGATACGGTGACGATCACGGTGCACGAAGATCCCCAGTGGTCGAACCCCGACCGAACGGTGGTCGCCGTCGTCGATGCGAATGGGAATCTGCGAAGCCACGATTTCGTCGTTCAGCCGCGCGATTTCGGCGTGACCTTCACGGCGACCGCGGTTGGCAATCCGTCCGGTCTCGTCGCACAGGTCACGTTCACGGACGGAACGATCGCGACCGTCATCAACACTGCGGTCCTCAACACCTCTTCGGCAGCGGGCCAATGCGGCACGACGACGCCCGCGACGTTCCTCGTGAACCACGAGTATTGCGGGCAAACGACCGTCCAAGACATCACGGGGACGGGCGGCACGACGCTGTTCATGCGCTGGGTGCGCCCAGGTGGCGGCTTCGGCTCGATTGCTTGCTCGACCAGCGTTCCCGTCCTGGCCGGCAACACCTACGGCGCCAAGTGTATTCCCGACTTTCCGAGCACCTCGACTGCCGACTGGACCTTCCAGGTCAGCGCCCAATCGACCTTCAATCCGGTTCTGGCGTCCGTCTCGGTTCACGTCGTCTCCAACACCGCGCCGGTCGCGAACAACGACTCATATGGTACGCTGGAAGACGCCGGCCTGACCGTCGCGGCGCCTGGCATCCTCGGCAACGACACGGACGCGGAGAACAATCCGCTGACCGCGGTCCTCGTCAGTGGTCCGGCGCATGGCACGCTCACGCTCAGCGCGAACGGTGCGTTTACCTATACGCCGGTCGCCAACTACAGCGGGGCGGACAGCTTTACGTACAAAGCGAACGACGGCACCGCCAACTCGGGCGCGGCCGCGACGGTGAACATCACCGTCAACGCGGTCAACGACGCGCCGAGCTTCACCAAGGGCTCGGATCAGGCGGTGCTCGAGGACGCGGGAGCGCAGTCGATCAGCAACTGGGCGACGGCGATCAGCGCGGGTCCGGCCGACGAGGCCGGCCAAACGCTGACGTTCGTCGTGACCGGCAACTCGAATCCTGGTCTGTTCTCCGCTGCGCCGGTGGTAAACGCGAACGGCGCGCTGACGTATACGCCGGCCGCCAACGCAAACGGGTCGGCCACGATCACCCTCAAGCTTACCGACAACGGCGGCACCGCGAACGGCGGCGTCGACGCGAGCGGCGAGCAGACCTTCGCCATCAACGTCACAGCGGTGAACGACGCGCCGAGCTTCACGAAGGGCTCCGACCAAACCGTGTTCGAGAACGCGGCTGCGCAGACGGTTTCGAGCTGGGCGACCGCCATCAGCGCGGGACCGTCCGATGAATCCGGACAGACGCTCACGTTCGTCGTCTCGAATGGCAACAACGCGCTCTTCTCGGCGCAGCCGTCGATCGACGCGACCGGCAAGTTGACCTTCACCCCCGCGCCGGACGCATTCGGTACGGCGACGGTGACCGTGCAGCTCCATGACAACGGTGGAACGGCGAACGGCGGTGTGGACGCGAGCGCGGCACAGACGTTCACGATCACGATCACGCCGATCAACCACGCCCCTAGCTTCACGAAGGGCGCCAACCAGGTCGTTCTGGAAGACGCGGGCGCTCAGAGCGTGAACGGCTGGGCGACCGGCATCAGCGCCGGACCGCCGAATGAGTCGGCGCAAGCGCTCGACTTCGTCGTCACGAACGACAACAACGCCCTGTTCTCCTCACAGCCGGCGGTCGACGCGACCGGCAAGCTGACCTACGCGCCCGCGGCGAACGCCAACGGCTCGGCGACGGTGACGATCAAGCTCCACGACAACGGAGGAACGGTGAACGGCGGCGTCGACACGAGCCCCGTGCAGACGTTCACGATCGCCGTTACGCCGGTGAACGACGCGCCAATGTTCACCCTCGTCGCGAGCAACACCTCGGCGGAGGACGCCGGAGCGCAAACGGTGAACGGCGCGTTGACCAACGCGAGCGCCGGCCCGAACGAAGGCGGCCAAAAGCTCACGCTCACGGTCACGAACAACAACAACTCGCTGTTCACCGTTCAGCCGTCGATCGATCTGGCGACGGGACGACTGACGTACACGTCGGCTCCGAATGCGAATGGCACCGCGACCGTGACGGTCAAGCTGCAAGACGATGGCGGCACGGCCAACGGCGGCGTCGATCAGACCACGAAGACGTTCGTCATCACCGTGACGCCAGTGGACGACGCGCCGGTCATCACGAGCTTCTACGGCCCCGTTCAACCGATCGCGCTCGGCGCCTCGATTTCGGTGACCGGTGCGTTCAGCGACGTCGACCTCGGCGACACTCCGCCGGACTCTCACGTCGGCACGATCGACTGGGGTGACGGCACGACGAGCTCACTGTCGATCGCCGCGGGCTCGGGTGTGTCCCGCAGCTTCAGCGGATCGCACACGTACGCGGTAGCGGGCGTCTACACGATCACCGCGCACATCAGAGACGCCGGCGGGCTGGCCGGCGACGCCACCTGCAAGTACCCCGTCGTGGTTTTCGATTCGAATGGGGGATTCGTGACCGGCGGCGGCTGGATCAACACACCCACCGGCAAGGCGGCCTTCGGCCTCGTGTCGAAGTACACCAAGGGGCAGGCGACGCCGGGAGGCGACACCGAGTTCCAGGGCCCGGGCTTCAACTTCAAATCGACCTCCTGCGACTGGCTCGTGACCTCCGGGGGGGGCGCGAAGGCGATGTACCAGGGCTCGGGCACGATCAACGGGACGGGCAATTACGGCTTCATGGTCACCGTCATCGACGGCTCGCTCGCCGCGAAGCACTCGGACATGCTCCGCATCAGGATCTGGGACAAGTCGAGTGGAGCGGTCGTTTACGACAACCAACCAGGGGCCGCCGACGCCGCGGATCCCACGAATGCGACGGGGGGCGGAAGCATTCGGATCCACAACAATTAA
- a CDS encoding amidase family protein, with the protein MSPSVCLALVAIAIGSPVAAHAQASKAAAPFSVVEASIADMRAALEQHRTTSHDIVVQYLTRIAKYEDKLHAVITVNPRAIAIADSLDRLRAQGRILGPMHGIPVALKDNIHTTDMPTTGGALAFADLVPPYEATLTKNLEGAGAIIIAKTQLTELANWVAAAMPGNYNGLNGYGMNPWDPRRDPRDAFFDGRPVLTTGGSSSGAGTNVSFWMANVGTETSGSILSPSNQNMLVGIKPTVGRVSRYGVIPITGDQDTPGPMARSVSDAAIFLGAMESASPDPNDPATSKCPPPAGRDYTKFLNANGLKGARIGIPRAFFYDSTAAGATRPRGGLNPAQRKAMDDAIAALKAHGAIVVDPADIPSVVATDPANNILNWNPCSGDQSKGRDADCTIAFKYGMKRDFNTWLQSLGSKAPVKSLTELREWNITHQRAGSIKYGQAQLDISDEMDVNADRARYEADRRKDILLSATNGIDAALKAHQLDALLFPGVSSANIGARPGYPTVTVPFAFIPVPAGQGQFAFPAGFEPKPAPFNVSFTGTACSEPKLIELAYAFEQATKKRIPPPLFP; encoded by the coding sequence ATGTCTCCTTCCGTTTGTCTGGCTCTGGTCGCCATCGCCATTGGTTCGCCCGTTGCCGCTCACGCGCAGGCCAGCAAGGCGGCCGCGCCGTTCTCCGTCGTCGAAGCGAGCATCGCCGACATGCGCGCCGCGCTGGAGCAGCACCGCACGACGTCGCACGACATCGTCGTGCAGTACCTGACGCGGATCGCGAAATACGAAGACAAGCTGCACGCGGTGATCACGGTGAATCCGCGAGCGATCGCGATTGCGGATTCGCTCGACCGCCTGCGAGCGCAGGGTCGGATCCTCGGGCCGATGCACGGGATCCCGGTCGCGCTCAAGGACAACATCCACACGACGGACATGCCGACGACGGGCGGTGCGCTCGCCTTCGCCGACCTCGTGCCTCCATATGAGGCGACGCTCACGAAAAACCTCGAGGGCGCGGGCGCGATCATCATCGCCAAGACGCAGCTCACCGAGCTCGCGAACTGGGTCGCCGCCGCGATGCCCGGCAACTACAACGGCCTCAATGGTTACGGGATGAATCCGTGGGATCCGCGCCGCGACCCGCGCGACGCGTTCTTCGACGGACGTCCCGTGCTCACGACCGGCGGGTCGTCGAGCGGCGCGGGTACGAACGTGAGCTTCTGGATGGCGAACGTCGGCACGGAGACGTCGGGATCGATCTTGAGCCCGTCGAATCAAAACATGCTGGTCGGCATCAAGCCGACGGTGGGGCGCGTGAGCCGCTACGGCGTCATCCCGATCACCGGCGACCAGGACACCCCCGGCCCGATGGCTCGCTCGGTCTCGGACGCCGCGATCTTCCTCGGTGCAATGGAAAGCGCGTCTCCGGATCCGAACGATCCGGCGACGAGCAAGTGTCCGCCGCCGGCGGGGCGTGACTATACGAAATTTCTGAACGCCAATGGTCTCAAAGGAGCGCGCATCGGCATCCCGCGCGCCTTCTTCTACGACAGCACGGCTGCCGGCGCGACGAGACCGCGCGGCGGGTTGAACCCGGCCCAACGCAAGGCGATGGACGACGCGATCGCCGCGCTCAAGGCCCACGGCGCCATCGTCGTCGATCCCGCCGACATCCCGAGCGTGGTCGCCACGGACCCGGCGAACAACATTCTCAACTGGAACCCGTGCAGCGGCGACCAGTCCAAGGGGCGCGACGCCGACTGCACGATCGCGTTCAAGTACGGCATGAAACGCGACTTCAATACATGGCTTCAATCACTCGGTTCAAAGGCTCCGGTCAAGTCGCTCACCGAACTGCGCGAGTGGAACATCACGCACCAGCGCGCGGGCTCGATCAAGTACGGACAGGCGCAGCTCGACATCTCCGACGAGATGGACGTGAACGCGGACCGCGCGCGCTACGAGGCGGATCGCCGCAAGGACATTCTGCTTTCGGCGACCAACGGCATCGACGCCGCGCTCAAGGCGCATCAGCTCGACGCCCTGCTCTTTCCGGGCGTGAGCAGCGCGAACATCGGCGCGCGCCCGGGCTACCCGACCGTGACGGTGCCGTTCGCGTTCATTCCGGTGCCAGCCGGCCAGGGTCAGTTCGCCTTCCCGGCGGGATTCGAGCCGAAACCGGCGCCGTTCAACGTCAGCTTCACGGGGACCGCGTGCAGCGAGCCGAAGTTGATCGAGCTCGCGTACGCGTTCGAGCAGGCGACCAAGAAGCGAATTCCGCCGCCGCTCTTCCCGTGA